GCTCATCCGCAATACGATAATAAATCGACTTGATATCATCTTGATAAATATCTAGCTGGTCGACGGTAATCAAATAATCATTGCTTTCCTGCAATTTAATTTCCAACCATTCTGTATGAGCTATCACGATCGGAGACCCTAATGTTCGAAACACGCGATTATTCAATGAAGCAATTTCAGCTAATTGAAATGCATTAATACTTGGATGCAGTACGGCTCCGCCAATACTCTTGTTATACGCCGTTGAACCTGTCGGCGTAGAAACGGACAACCCATCACCACGGAAGCGTTCAAAAAGTTCGTCCTTGATCAATACATCCGCAACCATCGTCCGATTGGCTCGCTTGATCGTTGACTCATTTAATGCTAGAAAATGTTTATCCGGTTTATTTCCATGAAAACTGATTTTCACATCTAACAAGGGATAACTAATACTTTTTTCTTGATGAACTAACAAACTTTGAACTAATTCTTCTAGCTCATAATCCCGCCAGTCCGTATAGAACCCTAAATGACCAGTGTGAACACCTAAAAAACTGACTTCATCTAATCGATGACTAAAACGGTGAAAAGCAGATAATAGCGTTCCATCACCACCTACAGAGATCACAAGATCGGGTTGATGATCATCGATTTCAATTTTATTTTTTTTCAGAAGCAAGAGCAAATGGCGGGTAACTTCACTTGATTTATATTCATGATTATGAACAATGGCTACTTTCATTTTGCTCCTCCTATTCTTTCCCTAACTGCTTTTTATGATCATTGAAATTTTGATAATAGTTAGCTTTTGATTTTCCTCGTCCATGTGAAAATAAATGTTGAGCTTCTTGAATTTCTTCACGGATTGTGGACATTTCTTCATCTAATTGATAGGCAGCTTCAGCCGCACGCTGTAGCCGTTCTTTCATCTCTTCTGGAAAAGCACCTTGATATTTATAATTTAATGAATGTTCGATCGTAGCCCAAAAGTTCATCGCCAATGTCCGGATTTGAATTTCAGCTAAAATCATTTTTTCGCCTGTAATCAATTGAACTGGATATTCGATCACTAAATGATACGAACGATAGCCACTCTCTTTTTTATTGGTAATATAATCTCGTTCTTGAATGATTTTCAAGTCTTTTCGATTACGAATAATCGCTACCACTTGCCGAATGTCCTCAACAAATTGACACATGATCCTCAAACCTGCAATATCCTGCATCTCTTCTTCTAAACGATCAACAGAAATATTACGCAATGCCGCTTTCGTTAAAATACTATCTACAGGTTTCACTCTGCCTGTTACAAACTCAATAGGTGTATGTTTATTTTGCTCTCGAAACTGCTTACGAATACCGCGCAGTTTAACTTTCATTTCTCCAACAGCCTGTTCATAAGGTGCCAGAAAAAGCTCCCACTCTTTCTCCATCCTAATCCCTCTATTTCCTTGAATTTGATTCACTGCTTATTTTACCATAGAGCTGAGAAAAATAGGGTAAATTGAGAAATTGTATAAATTTTTTCAACAATAGGAAATTTTTTAACTTCTAGTTCACTTTTCTTGACGTAAATAGGGGAAGTATGCAAAAATTGAATTAAATTAAAAAAGGTGGGTCTAAAAACATGAGTGAAAATTTAGAAATAGAATTTAAGACATTATTATCTATAGAAGAATTTTCACGTGTGATTGACTACTTTCAACTTAAAGAAGAACAATTTTTTACCCAAATCAATTATTATTTTGACTCAGCCGATTTTCAACTTAGAAAAAGGCGGATCGGTCTGAGAGTTCGTGTCCTATCAGATAATGCAGAAATCACTTTAAAAGTTCCTGAAAAAGTCGGTTTGTTGGAAATCAATGATGCGCTTTCTGTTAAAGAAGCAAATGCTATTATTGAATCGGCCACACTTCCAACTATTGGAAATGTTTACACCAAATTGAATCAATTAGGAATTGACCAAAGTGATTTACGTTTAATCGGCAGCTTAACAACTAAACGAGCAGAAATAAAACTTCCCCAAGGTTTACTTGCGCTAGATGAAAGTTGGTATAATAAGCAACATGATTTTGAGCTGGAGTTAGAAGTAAGTGACGCAACCAACGGTAAGAAAGATTTTCTTTCCTTATTGAATACTTTGACTATCAAAGAATCCCCGTCTCCTAACAAAATCCAACGCATGATGCTAAGCTCAAAAGAGAAAGATTAAGAAGTTATAATAGTAAAAACATATCATTTCATTTTTCCTAGTTTTTCTGATAAATTAGGGTCACTTAGTTGAGAAATGATGTCTAGTCGCAAAAGAGTCAAATTGGAGGAAGTATGAATGATTGAAATCTATCTGTTCGTTAATCCTTTGGGGGGCATTTGTCTCAACGTAGAAAAGGATATTTTAAAATTGGTTGAAACTGAGAATAAAAAAATTCAATTTCGTTTCATTCCGCTGGTTAATATGCGGACCATAA
The DNA window shown above is from Enterococcus sp. 12C11_DIV0727 and carries:
- a CDS encoding CYTH domain-containing protein — its product is MSENLEIEFKTLLSIEEFSRVIDYFQLKEEQFFTQINYYFDSADFQLRKRRIGLRVRVLSDNAEITLKVPEKVGLLEINDALSVKEANAIIESATLPTIGNVYTKLNQLGIDQSDLRLIGSLTTKRAEIKLPQGLLALDESWYNKQHDFELELEVSDATNGKKDFLSLLNTLTIKESPSPNKIQRMMLSSKEKD
- a CDS encoding GTP pyrophosphokinase translates to MEKEWELFLAPYEQAVGEMKVKLRGIRKQFREQNKHTPIEFVTGRVKPVDSILTKAALRNISVDRLEEEMQDIAGLRIMCQFVEDIRQVVAIIRNRKDLKIIQERDYITNKKESGYRSYHLVIEYPVQLITGEKMILAEIQIRTLAMNFWATIEHSLNYKYQGAFPEEMKERLQRAAEAAYQLDEEMSTIREEIQEAQHLFSHGRGKSKANYYQNFNDHKKQLGKE
- a CDS encoding NAD kinase, with protein sequence MKVAIVHNHEYKSSEVTRHLLLLLKKNKIEIDDHQPDLVISVGGDGTLLSAFHRFSHRLDEVSFLGVHTGHLGFYTDWRDYELEELVQSLLVHQEKSISYPLLDVKISFHGNKPDKHFLALNESTIKRANRTMVADVLIKDELFERFRGDGLSVSTPTGSTAYNKSIGGAVLHPSINAFQLAEIASLNNRVFRTLGSPIVIAHTEWLEIKLQESNDYLITVDQLDIYQDDIKSIYYRIADERIHFASYRHMHFWHRVKDAFISED